The genomic window TATTTTATTTCTCTTTGGACTCACGTCTTGTCGACTCAATGATAACGAAATTAAAGGAACCATTGGTTGCCATGCAGACTGCAGTTCAAGTCCAGGAAATGGGGGTGGCAGTGGAAATCCAGCTGACCCCATTGTCGGTCTGACAGCTGGCAAACTTGTGTTTGTAGTTGAGCCGACGAATGCGGCTGTAAATTCAACAATGTCAGAAGTCCAAGTAGACGTGAGAAGCGGTTCCAATGTTCGCGTTCTGACAAATCAAGTTGTGGTTTCCTTGAGTATACATTCTGACACTTCTTACGGTTTAGCTAGGTTGGGTGGAACTTTGTCTGCTACCACAGTAAACGGAGTGGCTCGTTTCCCAAACTTGATGATTAATAAGTCATTTGATAATTTTCAATTGGGAGCCTCAGCAAGTGGCTTGAAGCCAGCTGTGAGTGAGCCATTCAATGTTGTCGGTTCGGCAACTCAAATATATAGGTCTGTCGGGCCAGGAAAAAATAGCTATTTGGCTGATGGCGCATTAAATCAGATGACAATCTCTAATTCAGTTGCCACCTTTACACATCCTTTGCCTGATAATGTTGGTTTGGGAGATGCCATTCAGTATGATTCGAGCGCAGGGGGAAATGGCTCTGGTCTTGGGTCCGTTGATCGTATTGTGTTTGTTCATCGACGAATTTCCTCAACGAAATACCTTGTTAAACAAGCTGACGGAAGCGGCGCCGACGCAACATTTGGAGATAGGGATTGGTCTGTTTGCAGGGCCTATACGGATCTTTGGAGTGCAATTGGAGATAGTGGGGGAGGGAGCGAAAATGATCTCATTGATTTATTGGTGAGAGATTTTGATTTCTTTTCCAACTCAGGCGGTGATGATCTCACGGTTGCCAATAGGATCTGGAATGTTGTTCTTTACGGCGACGGTGTGCAAGGTAACCCGATTTATGTTTGGAATTGGACGACGGATAGTCTTCGATATTTGCGTTTGTTTACACCAGTTTGGCCTACTGAAGTGGGAGTATCACAAAGACATTTTGGACAATGGACTGAAAAGGCCTTTCGCATGGGAGTACCGACGGTGGGAGGGGACGGAAATCGGCTGAGCGTGAAGACAAACACTGTAACTGTGGATGGTCTTCAGATTATGGTCGACGATGATGGGGGAAGTGTCAGTGGTTTGTACATTGAATCCACTGGGTCATCTGTCGTTTCCAATAATATTTTGCGAAAGATTGATAGCGTCAGCTGGGGTTCTGGAATTTACATTGGCTCAACCGGGGGTATAGGAAAGATTTTTGATAATTTGATTTACGGATTTGATGTTTTCAATTCGATTCGGGTTAATGCGGCGAGCACAACTCAGTACATTTATAACAACTCTGGCTTTGATCATACGAGTGGGATTCGTTCTGAAAATGGTACTGTGATCGCCAAGAATAATCTGATGAAGGGAAGTTCGAACAATCAAAACTATGACGGTGGTTTCGGATTGGGGAGCAATTATAATATCTCTGACGATGCGACTGTCCCTGGAGGCGGCAACGATCTTGCGTCTTCGCCCATCAACTTTTTGAACGAACTTTTTTATGATTTCCGCCTCTCTCTGACGGGAAATTTGGCAGTTAACGGGGGAACATCTCTTGTGGCAGATAGTGCGCTCCCACTGATTTCAGATATTCGTGGCTATCCTCGGGGCATTGGTGGTGCGTGGGATATCGGGGCATTTGAGATGGCGGAATCAATTTTTGGAGATGATCTTGCCGCAGAGTTTTCGCAAGGACAGCTATCTTCGAGTTTGGAAGTCGATGGGTCCGGAAGTCTTCGACTTCGAGCAATATCTGCCAGTGAACGTGAACTTCAGGTTCCTGACGCTAGTTTTAACATGAGTGGATTGGTGGCTTTGTGGCATTTCAATGAGTCGAGTGGACAAATCATGGATGCCTCTGGCAACCTTCATCATTCCACCGCCTCGGGTGGCACCCCTTCCTATGGGCAATCAGGAGTATTGAACAGTGCAATGACCTTTGAGTCCGCAAGCTCTGAGTTTATTGATTTCGGGCAATTACCTGAAATTGAGCAAGTTTCTCGGGTGAGTTTGGTTGCTTGGGTCAAGAGGTCGAGCAGTGGCAGCAAATTATTAATTGGGGGACATGAGCCATCAGGGGCCTATGACTCGATTTTTCTTGAATTGTGGGACGATGGAACATTGAACGCTATTGTAACCAATTCGAGTTATTACTATGGTGGTTCTAGAGCGCTCAATGATACTCAATGGCATCACATTGCCATGGTATTTGATGGAACTTTGACGGGCGATGCAAATCGCCTCAAGGCATTTATTGATGGAGTTCAAGTCCCCTTGGTCTTTTCCGGTGGAGGCTCTCTCCCTTCGTTGACTCCCGATCTATCTACCAATTTCATGATCGGAACTAATGGTGAGGGTGGATTTTCCGATGGATCGATAGACGAGATTTCAGTTTGGTCGCGAGCCTTGGGCGCAGTTGAAATGCGAACACTCTATGAACGCCAGAGAGGGAGCTATAACTCTGAAGGTGCTGAGTTTTTATCCCGGATCTTTGACAGTGGGGCATTGGATGGGCGCTGGGGTCGGCTGAATTGATGTTGGCCGAGCCCGTGGGAAAGGAAATTTCGAGAGTTGATAATGAAAACAGCAGTTATGGGGCCGGACTGAGTGGAAATGGCCTCATGGGCTTATGGCATCTCAATGATAAAAAGTGGGGATCATTGGCTGATTCCTCGGGACGAGGACATGATGGGATTATAAATGGCAATCTCGTGTATGGTCAGGCAGGTCCCTTTGATTTGGGGCTTGGATTTAGTGATATCGATGGCGAATTCGTCACGGTTCCGGCCCACGCCGATTTAGAGCCCGATAATCTGACGATTTCATTTTGGTTTCAGCGAAACGGAATTCAAAATGACTACGCCCAAATGGTAACGAAGGGTTGCTGCATTATGTGGGCAGGAGACAATTGGTCCTATGCCTTTGAGTGGGACACCGATAACGGAGGCACGGAGTATTCATTTGGAGTCAACAGTACGATCGGGGGATATTTTCTTGTTAAGTCACCCCATATTCCGGATCAAACCTGGGTTCATACAGTAGGGCCTTACAATGATGCAACTAAGACGGTGGAATTGTACGTCAATGGCGTCTCGGCTGGAACGATGCTCATGCCTGGTTCCCGAGTGAAGGATTCAGTCGATGACCTTGTTTTTGGGCAATATGGTTCAGGAGCGTTTGGCGGAGCGTTTAAGGGCAAATTGGACGAAATTGCCATTTGGAACAGGGTTCTTTCTCCTGGTGAAATTCAGAGTCTTTATCGAAGAGGGAAAGCTCAGGTTTACTACCAAGTGAGATCATGTCTTTTACCGGACTGCTCGGATTCGACTTTTGTCGGTCCACAGGGGAAGACTACAACGTATTTTTCAGAGCAGCTCAACGGTTCTTCACGAAATCCATTGTTTGATCTTTTACCTCTAAACTTAAAAAACAGATACTTTCAGTATCGCTTGATCTTTGAAACCACAGACAGTCTGATCACTCCCGAAGTCAAAAGCGTCAAAGTTGAGTACTTCAATTAGTTAATCTCATCTCAATAGTTGAAGCCATCAATTGCTGAGTTCCATTTTCGCAATTGTTTGGAGCTGCATATTGCTCGTGCCCTCGTAAATCTGACCGATCTTAGCGTCGCGCCAGAATTTTTCTACGGGGTATTCTTTGGTAAATCCGTTGCCACCGAAGAGATCAACAGCCAAAGAAGTGATTTTCTCTGCAGATCGCGAGGCAAAGAGTTTTGCCATGGCGGCCTCTTTGACGAAATCCTGTTTTGCATCTTTGAGTCGAGCCGCATTGTAAACCATAAGTCGAGCGGCCTCGAGCAGAACACGCATTTCTGATAATTGAAATTGCACGGCTTGATTACTTGCGAGAGTTTTCCCAAACTGCTCCCGCGCTTTTACGTAGCCAAGAGTGGCTTCATAGGCGCCTTGGGCAATGCCGATCATTTGAGCGCCGATTCCAATGCGCCCCTCGTTCAAGGTTTCAATGGCGATCTTATAGCCTTTACCAAACTCACCGATAATGTTGGCTTTTGGTACCTCACAATTTTCAAAGATAAGTTCGCAAGTGGAGGAAGCACGGATGCCCAATTTATCTTCTTTCTTTCCAACTCTAAATCCGGGAAAGTCTCTTTCAACAATAAATCCTGTAATGCCCTTGTAGCCAAGACTGGGATTGGCATTTGCAAACACCAAAAAGAGTGAAGCCTCCTTGGCACTTGTAATCCAAAGTTTGTGACCATTGAGAATGTACTTGTCGCCTTTTTCTTCAGCCCGAAGTTTCAGAGCGAAGGCATCAGAACCGCTCGAGCTTTCACTGAGAGCATAGGCGCCGACCCAATCGCGAGCAAGTAGAGGCAGGTACTTTTGTCTCTGCGCCTCGCTTGCCCACCGCAAGAAGGCATTTGTGACGAGCGTGTTTTGAACATCGACCATCACACTGCACGAGCCATCGATTCGCCCAAGTTCTTCGACTGCAATGCAAGCCAGAGTAAAGCTGCCGCCTGCACCTCCGTATTTTTCTGGGGACTCAATTCCCATGAGACCCATTTCAAAAAACTTCTTGATGAGGTCCGAATCGATCTGGGTTTTTTCTTCCATGCTGGCGACCAGAGGTTTGATTTCACTTTCAGCAAAGGAGCGAATGGCTTCGCGAAAGGCAATTTCATCTTCGGAATATTGAGTCAAAGCGGCATGAGGGGTAGACATAAGACCTCTTTTATTTTTGAAATCTTTAGAATTCTTAAGGGATTGTGACGCTAATCGCAATGAAAAAATGAACTCCTGCTTGAGCGAGGACGCGCTCCGGTATAAATCTTATTCTATGGGAAAAATCATTCGTGTTTTGATGGCAAAGCCTGGACTAGATGGTCACGATCGAGGAGCGAAGGTCGTGGCACGCGGACTGCGCGATGCGGGCTTTGA from Bdellovibrionales bacterium includes these protein-coding regions:
- a CDS encoding LamG domain-containing protein, with amino-acid sequence MVRSIFSSFFALVNIFRREVTILFFILFLFGLTSCRLNDNEIKGTIGCHADCSSSPGNGGGSGNPADPIVGLTAGKLVFVVEPTNAAVNSTMSEVQVDVRSGSNVRVLTNQVVVSLSIHSDTSYGLARLGGTLSATTVNGVARFPNLMINKSFDNFQLGASASGLKPAVSEPFNVVGSATQIYRSVGPGKNSYLADGALNQMTISNSVATFTHPLPDNVGLGDAIQYDSSAGGNGSGLGSVDRIVFVHRRISSTKYLVKQADGSGADATFGDRDWSVCRAYTDLWSAIGDSGGGSENDLIDLLVRDFDFFSNSGGDDLTVANRIWNVVLYGDGVQGNPIYVWNWTTDSLRYLRLFTPVWPTEVGVSQRHFGQWTEKAFRMGVPTVGGDGNRLSVKTNTVTVDGLQIMVDDDGGSVSGLYIESTGSSVVSNNILRKIDSVSWGSGIYIGSTGGIGKIFDNLIYGFDVFNSIRVNAASTTQYIYNNSGFDHTSGIRSENGTVIAKNNLMKGSSNNQNYDGGFGLGSNYNISDDATVPGGGNDLASSPINFLNELFYDFRLSLTGNLAVNGGTSLVADSALPLISDIRGYPRGIGGAWDIGAFEMAESIFGDDLAAEFSQGQLSSSLEVDGSGSLRLRAISASERELQVPDASFNMSGLVALWHFNESSGQIMDASGNLHHSTASGGTPSYGQSGVLNSAMTFESASSEFIDFGQLPEIEQVSRVSLVAWVKRSSSGSKLLIGGHEPSGAYDSIFLELWDDGTLNAIVTNSSYYYGGSRALNDTQWHHIAMVFDGTLTGDANRLKAFIDGVQVPLVFSGGGSLPSLTPDLSTNFMIGTNGEGGFSDGSIDEISVWSRALGAVEMRTLYERQRGSYNSEGAEFLSRIFDSGALDGRWGRLN
- a CDS encoding LamG domain-containing protein, whose protein sequence is MMLAEPVGKEISRVDNENSSYGAGLSGNGLMGLWHLNDKKWGSLADSSGRGHDGIINGNLVYGQAGPFDLGLGFSDIDGEFVTVPAHADLEPDNLTISFWFQRNGIQNDYAQMVTKGCCIMWAGDNWSYAFEWDTDNGGTEYSFGVNSTIGGYFLVKSPHIPDQTWVHTVGPYNDATKTVELYVNGVSAGTMLMPGSRVKDSVDDLVFGQYGSGAFGGAFKGKLDEIAIWNRVLSPGEIQSLYRRGKAQVYYQVRSCLLPDCSDSTFVGPQGKTTTYFSEQLNGSSRNPLFDLLPLNLKNRYFQYRLIFETTDSLITPEVKSVKVEYFN
- a CDS encoding acyl-CoA dehydrogenase; the encoded protein is MSTPHAALTQYSEDEIAFREAIRSFAESEIKPLVASMEEKTQIDSDLIKKFFEMGLMGIESPEKYGGAGGSFTLACIAVEELGRIDGSCSVMVDVQNTLVTNAFLRWASEAQRQKYLPLLARDWVGAYALSESSSGSDAFALKLRAEEKGDKYILNGHKLWITSAKEASLFLVFANANPSLGYKGITGFIVERDFPGFRVGKKEDKLGIRASSTCELIFENCEVPKANIIGEFGKGYKIAIETLNEGRIGIGAQMIGIAQGAYEATLGYVKAREQFGKTLASNQAVQFQLSEMRVLLEAARLMVYNAARLKDAKQDFVKEAAMAKLFASRSAEKITSLAVDLFGGNGFTKEYPVEKFWRDAKIGQIYEGTSNMQLQTIAKMELSN